The genomic interval TTTTTATAATTTCACCGTCGTCAACCTAAACTGTAATCAATTGAAAATCCAATAACTATGAAGAGAGTATTATTATTTCTTCTTTTCGTTCCCATGTTATTGACTGCGCAAACCAATCACAATGTGACCTTTAAGGTCGACATGAGTGATTACACAGGCACGTTTACCAACGTGTATGTTAGCGGTACATTTAATAGCTGGGGCGGAACGTCAAATCAACTTTTAGACGCAGACGGAGACTCGATCTATGAGGCTGTTGTTTCTGTTCCTGCTGGACCTATTGAGTGGAAATACCAAGTCGATGCTTGGGCGGGCCAAGAGAATTTCTTGTCTGGTACCCCTTGCACCGTGACAAATGGTGGTTTCACTAACCGAAGCATGGATGTGAATGCAGATGTTGTGCTACCCGCGGTGTGTTGGGAAAGCTGCAACTCCTGCGGATACGTTGCACCCATCGTGAACGTGACTTTCAAAGTAGACATGAACCAGTACACAGGTACGTACACCAACGTACACGTAAACGGACCATTCTCAGGATGGTGTGGAAGCTGTGCGGGAACTCAGATGAGCGATCCTGATGGGGATGGCATCTACGAATTGGTCGCTCCACTACCCGCCGGTTCTATGGAGTATAAATTTACCATCGACGGATGGGCAGATCAAGAACAATTTAACGGTGGTGAGTCATGTACCGTAACCAACAGCGGTTTCACGAATCGTAACATCATTTACTTCGCTGATACCGTTCTTGATGTAGCATGCTTTAACTCTTGTGCTGCCTGTGCCGCTGGCCCGGTACTCACACAAGTGGATCTTCCCATAACCTTTGATGATTCTACAGTAAACTACACGGTCCTTCCATTTGGAGGTTCTTCAACTGCAAGTGTTGTAATGGACCCTGCCGGAGGGTCGAACATGGTTATGACCATGAATAAAACGGCTGATGCGCCAACATGGGCTGGAACTACCATGAGTACAGCTGCTGGATTGGCAAACCCTGTACCTTTCTCAGCATCTGCGAACGAAATGACTGTTATGGTCTACTCTCCAGATTCAGGAATTGTGGTACGCCTTAAGGCGGAGGATGCAGCAGATCCAGCTATTTCCGTTGAAACGGATGCCATGACTACTACTTCCAATGCCTGGGAAATGTTGACATTCGATTTCGCTAACCAGGCGACTGGTACTGCCGCGATTGATTACAACAACACCTATGACAAACTGTCTATCTTCTTCAACTTTGGGGTGGACGGAGCTACTGCAGGTGATAAGACGTACTACTGCGACAATGTTATGATGGCTAGTGGCAGTGGAACCAACCCGAATGCCTGTGGTGATTTGATCATCAGCGAGTACATTGAAGGTTCTGGTTCTAATAAAGCGCTCGAGCTTTACAACCCTACACCTAACGCCATCGATCTTTCCCTATACTCCGTTTACTGTAACGTAAACTCGGGCTCATTCAACAACTTGTCGAGCCCTCAAGGAATGATTGCTCCATACGGAACGTATGTGATGGTAAACTCCAATGCGGATTCTACCCTAGCGGCTATGGCCGACACATTGTTGTCTGGTTTTAGTGCGGTGAACTTCAACGGAGACGATGCTATTCTTCTCGTGAAGGGATCAGACACCCTAGACATTATTGGAGAAGTTGATATTGATCCAGGTAGCAGCTGGCCAGTAGGAAGCGGAAGCACTCAAAACCACACCTTGGTTCGCATGGCAACCGTAGACATGGGCGAAACTGATTGGGTAGTGGGTGCCACGCAGTGGGATGTATATCCAACAGACACCTACACCGACCTTGGTACACATACGAGCAACTGTGCAAACACTGGAAACCCATGTGTTGTCAGCATGTTGCCGTATTCAGAGGATTTTGAAGCTGGGTTCCCAGCATGTTGGGATACCACGCAAAACGCTGGATCTAACGGATTCATGTGGGGTGATGCAACAGCTATGGGTTCTCAGTTCTGGCCAGTTCCAGCACACACGAACTTTATGGCGAGTAATGACGACGCGTGTGATTGTGATATGAGCAATGACTTGCTTCGTTCTCCTCAATTCGATTTGAGCGGTTATGCCGGTCAACTCCTCGATCTTTCTTTTGAATACTACGGAGATCAGAACTACGGTTCTATTGGAACAGTATGGTACTCCATGAACGGAGGGCCGTTGATGCTTCTGGACTCTATGGCGCCATCCCCTGCTGCGGCTTGGGCAATGAGTACCCTTGACGTCTCTGCAGTTGCAGGTTCGGATTCAGTTGTATTCGTTTGGAAGCATGACGATCAAGGAGCCTGGGCAGATGGCGTTGCTATTGACGACGTAAGTGTAAGCGTCGCACCAGATCCTTGTATGGTGATGACCCTTCCATATACAGAGGACTTCGAAACTGGAGGAATGCCTGCATGTTGGGACACAACGCACAACGCTGGCTCCAATGGATTTATGTGGGGAGATGATACTATGCATGCTTCACAATTCTGGCCAGTTCCTGCTCACACCAACTTTATGGCGAGTAATGACGATGCCTGTGACTGTGACATGAGCAACGATTTGTTGTGGACTCCTCCATTTGACCTTTCAGGTTATGCAGGTCAGTCCTTGAACTTATCTTTTGAATACTATGGAGACCAGAATTATGGTTCTGTAGCCACCGTATGGTATTCTATGAATGGTGGTCCACTTATGCTCCTCGATTCTGTACCTCCTTCACCAGCAACGGCGTGGGCAAACCGCACATTGGACGTATCTGCAGTAGCAGGTTCTGATTCTGTCGGATTTGTCTTCAAGCACGACGATGGTGGTGCATGGGCCGACGGGGTTGCCATCGATGATGTAATGCTCGATGTAGCAGATACCGATTCTGATGTAACCTTCAAGGTTGACATGAATAACTACGGCGCGGCATTTGGATATGTCAATGTCAGTGGAAACTTCAACAACTGGTGTGGAGACTGCGCTCAAATGGATGACTCAGATGGTGACGGTGTATGGGAATTAACCATCGCTGACATTCCAAATGGACCTATCGAGTGGAAGTACAGTATCGACAACTGGGCGTTTGACGAAAGCTTGAACTCGGGTATGTCTTGTGTTATTACGGATCCAAGCGGACAGTTTGTTAACCGA from Cryomorphaceae bacterium carries:
- a CDS encoding choice-of-anchor J domain-containing protein, encoding MKRVLLFLLFVPMLLTAQTNHNVTFKVDMSDYTGTFTNVYVSGTFNSWGGTSNQLLDADGDSIYEAVVSVPAGPIEWKYQVDAWAGQENFLSGTPCTVTNGGFTNRSMDVNADVVLPAVCWESCNSCGYVAPIVNVTFKVDMNQYTGTYTNVHVNGPFSGWCGSCAGTQMSDPDGDGIYELVAPLPAGSMEYKFTIDGWADQEQFNGGESCTVTNSGFTNRNIIYFADTVLDVACFNSCAACAAGPVLTQVDLPITFDDSTVNYTVLPFGGSSTASVVMDPAGGSNMVMTMNKTADAPTWAGTTMSTAAGLANPVPFSASANEMTVMVYSPDSGIVVRLKAEDAADPAISVETDAMTTTSNAWEMLTFDFANQATGTAAIDYNNTYDKLSIFFNFGVDGATAGDKTYYCDNVMMASGSGTNPNACGDLIISEYIEGSGSNKALELYNPTPNAIDLSLYSVYCNVNSGSFNNLSSPQGMIAPYGTYVMVNSNADSTLAAMADTLLSGFSAVNFNGDDAILLVKGSDTLDIIGEVDIDPGSSWPVGSGSTQNHTLVRMATVDMGETDWVVGATQWDVYPTDTYTDLGTHTSNCANTGNPCVVSMLPYSEDFEAGFPACWDTTQNAGSNGFMWGDATAMGSQFWPVPAHTNFMASNDDACDCDMSNDLLRSPQFDLSGYAGQLLDLSFEYYGDQNYGSIGTVWYSMNGGPLMLLDSMAPSPAAAWAMSTLDVSAVAGSDSVVFVWKHDDQGAWADGVAIDDVSVSVAPDPCMVMTLPYTEDFETGGMPACWDTTHNAGSNGFMWGDDTMHASQFWPVPAHTNFMASNDDACDCDMSNDLLWTPPFDLSGYAGQSLNLSFEYYGDQNYGSVATVWYSMNGGPLMLLDSVPPSPATAWANRTLDVSAVAGSDSVGFVFKHDDGGAWADGVAIDDVMLDVADTDSDVTFKVDMNNYGAAFGYVNVSGNFNNWCGDCAQMDDSDGDGVWELTIADIPNGPIEWKYSIDNWAFDESLNSGMSCVITDPSGQFVNRYLDVQNDTVMPVVCYESCMACPANPINVNITFQVDMSGYTGGAYTTVHVNGTFNGWCGSCGNEMQDPDGDNIYDLTVPFNNITPGDTIEWKYTVDAWTDQENLTDGSPCTLTTIDGTNVFVNRMLAMPAMDQTMPVVCWNSCDACTIGLEEEAGAFDMFPNPAQDQVTITWAQSGERTIRIVDAQGRVVQTVQPELNALEVVLNTSSLSAGWYTVVVESASDYKVEKLIIQE